A window of the Cryptosporangium phraense genome harbors these coding sequences:
- a CDS encoding tRNA adenosine deaminase-associated protein — MGRVVSYFAAALVRPRRGWVAAELDLDEIEDADAAADLLREVEPDADLALLFVEADDEYLVVLRLDGGDELRVFGSDASFADESRVGAALLVDLEEADVPAADDDDEESDVMSQPVGDTDLLADVGVSARDLLALCAHEGMLPSDVMLEISRKVGAADALTELRGE, encoded by the coding sequence CGCTGCTGCTCTGGTTCGTCCGCGCCGAGGGTGGGTCGCTGCTGAACTCGATCTCGACGAGATCGAGGATGCCGACGCTGCCGCGGACCTGCTCCGTGAGGTCGAGCCGGACGCCGACCTCGCGTTGCTGTTCGTCGAGGCCGACGATGAATACCTGGTCGTCCTGCGTCTGGACGGCGGTGACGAGCTGCGGGTCTTCGGTTCGGACGCGTCGTTCGCGGACGAGTCGAGGGTCGGTGCCGCGTTGCTGGTGGATCTGGAGGAAGCGGACGTGCCAGCGGCCGACGACGATGACGAGGAATCGGACGTGATGAGCCAGCCGGTCGGGGATACCGATTTGCTGGCGGACGTTGGGGTTTCGGCGCGGGATCTGCTGGCGCTGTGCGCGCATGAGGGCATGTTGCCGTCGGACGTGATGCTGGAGATCTCGCGCAAGGTGGGAGCTGCCGACGCGCTGACCGAGCTACGCGGCGAGTGA
- the tadA gene encoding tRNA adenosine(34) deaminase TadA, which produces MREALAVAAGAVATGDVPVGAVVLDASGVPIARAANEREATGDPTAHAEILALRRAAEALGTWRLTGCTLVVTLEPCTMCAGAMVLARVDRVVFGAWDPKAGAAGSLWDVVRDRRLNHRPEVVAGVNEQACADLLDRFFAEHR; this is translated from the coding sequence ATGCGCGAGGCGCTCGCGGTCGCGGCCGGCGCGGTGGCGACCGGGGACGTACCGGTAGGAGCCGTGGTCCTGGACGCCTCCGGTGTCCCGATCGCCCGAGCCGCCAACGAACGCGAAGCCACGGGCGACCCGACCGCCCACGCCGAGATCCTGGCACTCCGCCGAGCCGCCGAAGCCCTGGGCACCTGGCGACTGACCGGCTGCACCCTGGTCGTCACCCTGGAGCCATGCACGATGTGCGCCGGCGCGATGGTGCTGGCCAGGGTCGACCGAGTCGTCTTCGGTGCCTGGGACCCGAAGGCCGGAGCAGCCGGCTCCCTCTGGGACGTGGTCCGCGACCGAAGGCTCAACCACCGCCCGGAGGTGGTGGCCGGCGTGAACGAGCAGGCGTGCGCCGACCTGCTCGACCGCTTCTTCGCCGAGCACCGCTGA